GCAACGGCCTTGTCGGTGGAGAGGGCCACGACCTTTTTTACACCACTGTCAGCAGCGACATTAACTATATTTTCCGCCCCACCGATGTTGGTACGGATGCATTCCGTAGGGTTATACTCCGCTGCCGGCACCTGCTTGAGCGCTGCGGCATGGATAACATAATCCACGCCACGAAAAGCGCGACAGAGACGTTCCTTGTCACGGACATCACCGATGAAGTAGCGCATGCAGGGAAATTCTTCCGGTGAGAATTTTTGTCCCATCTCAAATTGCTTCAGCTCATCGCGGGAAAAAATAATGAGTCTTTTTGGCTTGTAGCTACGGAGAAGCACTTCCACACATTTCTTGCCAAAAGAGCCTGTACCGCCAGTAATGAGTATGGTTTTATCAGTAAACATTGTCTTTCGGAGTAAAAAGTGATTTTCACACAATGACTAACTGAAATCGCTAGTTAACGCTGCCGCTTCATTTTTTGCCGCCAGGTATGCTTCGTAGGCAGGAAGAATCGTTTCCGGTTTTCCTGCCATGCGTACCTCGCCGCCGTCTATCCAGTACACGAAGTCGCAGGCTTCCACTGTACTCAGGCGGTGGGCCACCACCACCAGGGTCATATGATCACGCAGGCTGTTGATCGTCTGCTGTATGGCCTGTTCCGCCGCGCCGTCCAGGGCGCTGGTGGCTTCGTCGAACAGAATGAACTGCGGGGTGTTGTAAAGCGCGCGGGCAATGGCCACACGCTGCACTTGCCCGCCTGAGAGCCGCACGCCCCGCTCGCCGATAACGGTATCAATATTTTGCTCCAGTCCGTCCACAAAGTCCATAGCCGCCATGCGGCAGCACTGCTGCACGCGCTCTCGGTCTATGGCCGCGCCCCAATGACTGAAGGCGATATTTTCCGCAATGCTCGAGTTGAGCAGAAAGGGCGACTGCGGCACATAGCCGATACACCGCACCCACCCCTCGCGCAACGCGTTGTCCATGGGGCGGCCGTCCACAAAAATATTCCCGCCTGTGGGCGGAAACAACCCGGTCAGCAGGCCCACAATTGTGCTTTTGCCCGCGCCGGAGGGCCCCACAAAGCCCACCATGCTTCCGCGCGGAATGCGCAGGTTCAGGTTGCGCAGGGCGTCAGGCTTGTCGGCCGACACCGAAGGATAGCGAAAGGAAACGTTTTCCAGCCGCAGCTCTTCGTGCAGCGGGCAGTCCTGAGCGGTGTCCGTATCCGTGGGCGGCAGGGCGGCCACTTCGTCCAGCTGGCGCAACACCGGCTCAATCTGGGGAATCTGCTGCTGCATCATAAGCATCTGCTGCACCAGTTTGTTCATGGTGGGCAGCAGCCGCCAGGCAACAGCCGCCAGCAGGGTCAGGGTACCCACAGTGCGCGCTACACTGGCGTTCTGCCAGTACAGCAGCATAACGCCCCCGAGCAGCAGCACCATGCCCACCCACTCCAGCGTCCATGACGGCAAGGGGTGACAGACTGGCAACAGGGCCTGGGCGTGGGCCGCCCGCCCTTCATACTGGACATAACTGGATTCAAAAGGGGCCTGCTGGCGGTAGATCATCAGTTCGCGAATGCCGTAAAGGGCAGTGTGCGAAACGCGGCCAGAATCACGCTGGGCCAGCGTCATCTCCTGACTGCATTTATTGACAAGTCTACGGCTGAACCGAAAACTGACATAGGCGCACAGCGCCGTACCCGCAAACACCACTCCCCCGGCAAAGGGGGTTGCGATCATTACAACCAGCACCAGAAGCAGGGCGACAGCCAATTGCCCCAGAGCCTGAACAACGGCGAAGCAGTAAACGCCGATGCCGTTGCGCCATGACAACATGGAGGCAAGGTCGCTGACCCGCTGGCTCACATGCCAGAGATACGGCGCATGCACAAAACCGTGAAAAAGACGCCTGCCCATCTCCAGATTAACAAGCTGGCTGAAATTCGACTGCTTCCAGGTGAGCGCGGCCAGGGCGATGGATTTGACAAACACGGCCGCGCACAGCCCCACCAGAAGAACAATGAGCAACAGGCGGGGGTCTTCCGTAATCGGAAGCATGGCCGGGCACAGGGCTACCAGTTTGTGCATGATGCCGGATTGCGCGATGGTTTGCGGCGATGCCAGCACCACGCCCAGCAGGGATACGGCGGCAGTGAGCACAAATTCCGTCAGGGCGACCAGTACGGAAAAAATCATCACCCGCCAGAAGCGGCTTTGCAGGTCTTTGCCCAACCGGCTGTAAATAGCTCGAAAAATCTGGCTAAGCTGCGGATTCAGCATGCGGCCCCCGCCCCATTGCGGGCGCAGAAGTCCCTGTATGTTGCCCGCAGGCCTTCCTCAAACCCCACCCTGGGCTTCCAGCCCATGCCGAAGAGCTTGCCCGAATCCATGAGCTTGCGGGGCGTGCCGTCGGGCTTTGTGGGGTCGGTGTCAATGCTGCCCTCAAAGCCTACCACACGGGCAATAAGCCGGGCGGTGTCAATGATGCTGATGTCGGAGCCGCAGCCCACGTTGACGTGTTCAAAATCTGAGTAGTTTTTCAGCAGAAAAATACAGGCTTCGGCCATGTCATCCACATAGAGAAATTCGCGCAGGGCGTTGCCCGTTCCCCATATGGTCACCTTTTCGGCTCCGGCCATTTTGGCTTCATGAAACCGGCGGATAAGCGCCGGGATCACATGGCTGTTTTCCGGGTGGTAATTATCGCCCGGGCCATACAGATTGGTTGGCATGGCGCTGATGGCGTCAAAGCCATACTGCTTGCGGTAGGCCTGGCACATCTTGATACCTGCTATTTTCGCCAGGGCGTAGGCATCATTGGTGGGTTCCAGCGGCCCTGTGAGCAGATACTCTTCCTTGATGGGCTGTGGGCACATCTTGGGGTATATGCACGATGACCCCAGAAACAGCAGTTTTTTGCAGTTGTTGCTGTAGGCGCTGTCTATGACGTTGTTCTGTATCTGCAAGTTCTGGTAGATAAATTCTGCTGGATATGTGGCGTTGGCATGAATGCCGCCCACCTTGGCGGCGGCAAGTACCACGATGGCAGGCCGGTACTGCGCAAAAAAGGTTCGCACTGCCGCCTGATCACACAGATCCAGTTCTGCGTGCGTGCGCGTCAGCAGGTTTTCATAGCCATCACGGGCAAGAGCGCGACAAATGGCACTGCCCACAAGCCCGCGGTGGCCTGCTACATAAATAAGCGAATCTTTGTCCATGCGGGCTACTCGTTATGGCTGAATGTCTTGAATCCTGCCACCTTGCACACGGCATCACGCATGCTCAGGGCTAGATCTTCGCGCGCCATTTCGGCCACCATATCCTCAAAGGATGTGCTCGGCTCCCAACCCAGCTTTTCCTTGGCCTTGGCCGGATTGCCCAGCAAGGTTTCCACCTCGGTGGGGCGGAAGTAGCGCGGGTCTACCCGCACAATGACATCGCCGGGCTTGACGTGGCACTCCAGCCCCTGACGGTTGCCAGCAGCCTGCTGCAGTTTATTCAGGTCCACAGCTTCCACTGTGCCGGTCTCGTCCACGCCTTGGCCTTGCCATGCAAGCGTTAAACCCACTTCAGCCGCTGCCGTGTTGACGAAATCGCGTACTGAGAATTGTCGCCCTGTGGCAATGACAAAGTCGTCCGCTTGTTCCTGCTGCAGCATAAGCCACTGCATTTCAACATAATCCCTGGCATGCCCCCAGTCGCGCTTGGCGTCCAGGTTGCCGAGATAGAGGCAATCCTGCAGCCCGAGCACCATACGGGACATGGCGCGGGTGATCTTGCGGGTAACAAAGGTTTCACCGCGGATAGGCGATTCGTGATTAAAAAGGATGCCGTTGCAGGCATACATGCCGTAGGCTTCGCGGTAATTGACCGTAATCCAGTAGGCGTACAGCTTGGCGCAGGCGTAAGGCGAACGGGGGTAGAAGGGCGTTTTTTCGGTCTGCGGCATTTCCTGCACCAGGCCGAAAAGCTCGGACGTGGAGGCCTGATAAAAACGGGTTGTCCCCGTAAGCCCGGCAATGCGTATGGCCTCAAGCAGGCGCAGGGTTCCCAGGGCATCCACATCGGCCGTGTATTCCGGCGATTCAAAGGATACCTGCACATGGCTTTGGGCTGCCAGATTGTATACTTCGTCGGGCTGCACTTCCTGCATGATGCGGATGAGATTGCTGGAATCACTCAGATCGCCGTAGTGCAGTATAAAATGCCGCGCACTGGTGTGCGGATCCTGATAGAGATGGTCAATGCGGTCTGTATTGAAGAGCGAGGCGCGGCGCTTGATGCCGTGCACCTCATAGCCTTTGCGTAACAGAAATTCTGCAAGATAGGCCCCGTCCTGACCGGTGATGCCCGTTATGAGCGCTTTCTTCATGATCCTTATTTCCTGACCTGACAAATTGTCATAGTATTTTTTACGTTCAGATTGCTCAAGGTGAACTTATAAGTCTATATTGCATGGTGGACGATGTCCACCCGGTGGTTTCATCTGTTTTCGTTGCCGTGCGCCGGTAAATCTTCGCGTCCGTACACATCGGCAAAGCGCACAATGTCGTCTTCGCCCAGATATGCGCCGGACTGGATTTCAATAAGCACCAGAGGGATGACGCCGGGGTTTTTCAGCCTGTGCCGCGTTCCCACGGGAATGTAGGTGGACTGGTTTTCTGTATACAGGCGGGTTTCATTGCCGTTGGTCACCTCGGCCGTGCCGCTGACAACTACCCAGTGCTCGGCGCGGTGGTGGTGCATCTGGAGGGAAAGCTCCGCACCTGGATTGACAATGATACGTTTGACCTGAAAACGGCCGTCCATAACGAGCGTTTCGTAGCTGCCCCAGGGGCGGTAGACCAGCGGATGCTGTCTGCATTCGGTTCGCCGGGCTGATTGCAGGCGGCCGACCATGGTCTTGACCTCCTGCACCCGCTCGCGCGGGGCCACCAGCACGGCATCGCGTGTTTCCACAACCACAAGGTCGCGCACGCCAATGGCCGTCACCAGGCGATGCTGGGCGTTGAAATAACAGTTCTCCGCGTCTTGGGTCATGATGTCGCCGTGGCAGACGTTGCCGCTGTCGTCCCCCGCTTCCGCCTGATAGAACGCCTCCCATGAGCCAAGGTCGCTCCAGCCTGTGGACAGGGGAACTACCGCCGCACGGTCCGTTTGCTCCATGACTGCATAGTCGATGGAGTCGGACGGCGAGGCCAGAAATGCGTCCGCGTCCGGGCGGCAGAACGCGCCGTCGGCTGCGCGTCTTTGCCAGGCGGTGCAGCAGGCGGCGTGTATTTCGGGGGCGAAGCGTTCAAGCTCTTTCAGGTACACGGAGGCACGCAACAGAAACATGCCGCTGTTCCACAAAAAGCCGCCCTGATCCAGCATGGATTGGGCCGCCGCTGTATCGGGTTTTTCCACAAAGCGGGCCACGCGGAAGCCGCCGTAGCTCAAAGCTTCGCCTTGTTCGATATAGCCGAAGCCTGTTTCCGGGCTTGCGGGCGTGATGCCGAAAGTGACGATATGCCCTTGTTCCGCCAGGGCTGCGGCAGACCCCACTCCCTTGAAGAAAGCGGCTTCATTACCGATGGCATGATCGGACGGCAACACCAGCATGAGCGGGTCCGCTCCGTCGCGGGCAAGGGTGAGAGCCGCGAGAGCAATGGCCGGCGCGGTATTGCGCGGTGCGGGTTCTAAAAGAATGGTGGCGCGAACGTCACATTCGTACAATGCGGCCGTTACATAAAAACGGTGGGCCTCATTGCAGACAATGACCGGTTCCAGGCTTTCCGGAGTACGTTGCGCCCGCAAGAGCGTGTCTTTGAACAGGGTACGCCCCTCGCCCAGATCCACAAACTGTTTGGGGTAGGTCTCGCGCGAGAGCGGCCACAGGCGTGTGCCGCTGCCGCCGCAAAGTATGACAGGAGCAATGCTTGACATGGAATTACTCACAGGTGTTCAAATAAATGCTTTATACCGCACAGGGGTCTGCACGCCCGCTGTGGCGCACCGCCCGAAAGATACACTAATCGCGGGTGCAGAACAAGGTCGTCGAGCCTGACCCATGCGCTTGCCCAGGGGCCACAACTGTACCCCACGGCAGAGTTGCAACTAATGCTCAAGACATAAATTCCTATCAGAGGCAGCTATACCGCAACAAGATATGCATCTAGTTTTTATTGAGGCGCGCGTCATATGCAGTGTGACAGCCAAAAACAGCTGAATTGAAGACAATATACTTTCTTTAATTTTAATAAGTTAGATATTTTTTAATGTCTGGCAGCAATGGTTTGAATTAATGTGCTTTCTAGTTTAAAAATAATTGGTTTGCCACACGTGCCCATCTGCAAAAAAATAACATTGGCATAAAGCGGTACGCAATAAAACAACAGGCCACAAGGCCAACAAAAGATTGTTCAGGAGAGCTACATGCCACCAACAGAAATTATTTCAGACGGTATCAAGGACGGCCTGCGGCGTCTGGCCTTCTGGCTTTGGTTCGGCAGCATCTTCTCGCTTGTACTGCCTTTTGCTTGGCCACAACTTTGTCCACAGGCCGTTGAGATAAGTCTTCACCTTCTCTGGCTTGAATTTATCATAACAGGCTGTGTCTGGTGCTTTTTTGAGGACAATTGGCCCGCGCTAGTTGGGGCGGGCTGGCTTTTGGCCTGTACGCTTGGGGTGTGGCTCCCTTTAAAAGGGACTCTCTTTTTCGCGCAATCGCCCCCCTCGTTTACTTCTTTTGTCTGGATGTTGCTGTTAGGGTATTCAAGTCTCAGGCTGGGCCTGGCCTGCGCCTCTCGCATCACCTTTCTTCAGATAGGTCTGGCCAAGCTGTGCCGGATGCTTTCCCCGGAAATTATTGCACCCCGCACCTACAAGTATAGCCTTTATGGGATAAGCGTACTTTCAATCGCAACTATAATTGGATTTTATATTTACTTTGAAACAATACCATTATTTTCAGACAATCCGGCAATTTCCAGGTATCAGCACTTCAACGGGCCATATACACACAATCTCGCGAGATTTTATTACAGAATATTTTCTTCACTATCACTCGTTTCATCTTTTTTTATTGTTTCTTTGTATGCAAAGAAATTGACAACAAAAGAAAAAATATTAGCGTTCACGACTGTCATGCTGTCCTTGGGCTGCATGCTTGGCAGCGGCTCACGGGGAGATGCCGCGGCATTGTCGCTGTTTATAGCTATCATTGCCATATTCTCACTGCAAGGACGCAAACGTCTGTTTGTCGGAGGGATCTTGGGCCTGTTCTTCGGTATAGTTTTTTGTCTACTCACATATTACCGAAACAAAAGCGGCCTTGTTTCTTTTGCCGTTATTTTTCCCGAAATCGGGGATGCGGTGCTTTTGATCAATGCGGCGGACAAGCATGACGTTCCCTGGGCTTGGGGAAAAACATATGCTTCCGCGATACTTTCTTTTATTCCAAGCTCTCTGTGTCCATTCAGGATGACCTACGGCTTTGGCCGCTACTCTCTTGAGATCCTGCACATGGGGAGCAATATCCCTATCGCGCCGAGCTATGGCGGATTGCGGCCCACCTTTGTTGGCGAAGCCTACCTGAATGGAGGGATACCCGGAATTTTGATTTTCGGCTTTTTGCTTGGCACGCTTCTCGGTACATGGCGCAGCCTGCAGAAAAAAATCACCCCGGAGTCCGGAGCCTGTGTACTTTTTTTTACGCTTTCCCTGTTTACCGTTATGGTTTCCGACTTTTATGGACTTTTACATGGCCTAGCGCTCCTTATGGGACTCGTATGGCTTAGTGAGCGTATTTTTACGAGGTAAAAGTGACTTTTACGCCACAAAAAGATATTCATAAGATTATACACGGAATGCTGATTACTGCATTTTGTAAAATATTTGCAGTGTTATGTAGCTATCTACTATATTTTGTTCTGGCAAAAGTATTAGGCGTAGAGGGGCTGGGGCTTTTTTCACTTGCCTTTACCATTGTCGTGGCGGCTTCTTTTCTTGGACGTTTTGGGCTTGACTATGTGCTTTTACGCTACTCAACGCTCTATTTTTCCAGCCAGCAATTGGGCGTGTTGAAGGCATGGTACGCGCGTGCCATGCTCTTTGCAGCCGTAATATCCATGCTGCTGTGCGCGGGCATATTTTTGAGCGGCTCCTGGCTGTGTCACGTGGCCTTTAACAAACCAGGGCTACTCGCGCCATTGCTGTGGATGACCGTTGGGCTCATTCCGCAAGCATTGCTTTTCTTACAGGCCGAAACATTGAAAGGGGCTGGGCATATCAGAGCCTCGCAAATCCTCCAGGGCGATGGTGGCGGTGTGGTCGTCCATGGCACAGCCCTGGCATTTTCAATACCACTTAGCTTCTTTTATGGAGTAGAGGGGGCGTGCATAGGTTTTGCTGGGGCAAGTTGGCTCGCGTTTTTTGCGGGTTGCCGTATGGCAGGACACCTCTTTGGCGAGGTAAAAAGACAAGAAGCACCGCCCTACAAAACGCTTTTCCACCTGGGTACTCCGCTGTTTATAGCCTCGGCTCTATCTTTAATTGTTGCACGGGCGGGGATAGTACTGCTCGGTATATGGGAATCCGCGGCAATTGTTGGCATCTTTGCCCTTGCCCATAAGCTGGCACTACTCGGTTCCAATATCCAGACTGCGGGATGCACGGTGGTGGGGCCGCAACTTGCGGTACTGTATATGAAAGGTAATACGGCTGCATTGGCACAATATTATCGCCACGGCAGTCGTCTTATACTCACCCTGGCCTTTGTGGCACTGGGTGGAGCAAGTCTTTTTGCAAGCCCCTTGTTGGGGCTTTTTGGTTCGGAACTTATGGACGGAGTACCTATCCTGCGGCTTTTGTGCCTGGGGGAACTCTTGGCACTCCTGTTTGGCCCTGTGAGTCTTGCCCTCATCACAACCGGACACAGCAGGCAACACTGCATTGCGGTGGGTATTGCCAGCGCAGTGACACTGGCCGCTGGCCTGCTGCTTATTCCCCGGTACGGCCTGTCTGGAGCCGCAGCGGCAGTGGCGGTAAGCACTGTCACACAGAATGCTGCTCAGGCCATCTACGTTAAACGCCTGTTAGGCTTCTTCCCTAGTATTTTTCGCATAGGAAAAATTTCCTGAAAGGTGTTTTTGCACAGCAATAAATACCGCTTCAGGCTGAATTTGCTTCATACAAAATCTGTCAACACACGCTGCATAGTTTTTTCCATCATAGCAGGGCATGCAGGGCAGCGTCACAGGTGACTGCAAGGCGCTATGGCGCGGCGAAGGCCAGATTTTTTCACTGGCAAGTGTCGGCCCGAAAAGGCTCACACATGTGCCACCAGCCACTTTCATCAAGTGTATCGGGCCACTGTCGTGAGCGACAAGAAGTTCTGCGCTAGCAAGAAGGCACAGCAAACCTTCAAGCTTTGTTTTGTTAATATACGATGTTACCGGTATCCCTTTAAAAGTCTCTTCAAGTAGCCCCGTTGCGTCCATACCTATCAGGCCCACGCTGTAGCCAGACTCACACAACCTTCGGGCCAGATGAACATAGTGCTCCAAAGGCCATTGACGTAGTATATCCGTTGCCGCCTGGGTTGGACACCCTGGTGCAAGAAGAACCTGTGGAGCCTGAACTTTTTGCGGAAAGGACACCTGAGGTATGACAGCCTCCCCCCCAGCAAAACATTCCCGCCCTGATGCAAGCCGCATATATTCAAAAACATGGTAACGGCCAGGAATAAGCCACCGACTGCCCCGAAATGAACGAACTGACGCACAACGCGCACCCAACCGCAGCAGGTGATAGCGCCAGTCGCGGTATGGCACAAGGCAAACGTC
This DNA window, taken from Desulfovibrio sp. 86, encodes the following:
- a CDS encoding glycosyltransferase family 9 protein, with translation MAAYLIIKLGALGDVVMASAMLTELKIRQSGNTVTWITGKAARPLLEMTNLVDEIITVDEQAILNGCLKKKMSSVISVFFKLLGRRFDVCLVPYRDWRYHLLRLGARCASVRSFRGSRWLIPGRYHVFEYMRLASGRECFAGGEAVIPQVSFPQKVQAPQVLLAPGCPTQAATDILRQWPLEHYVHLARRLCESGYSVGLIGMDATGLLEETFKGIPVTSYINKTKLEGLLCLLASAELLVAHDSGPIHLMKVAGGTCVSLFGPTLASEKIWPSPRHSALQSPVTLPCMPCYDGKNYAACVDRFCMKQIQPEAVFIAVQKHLSGNFSYAKNTREEA
- a CDS encoding mannose-1-phosphate guanylyltransferase/mannose-6-phosphate isomerase, which encodes MSSIAPVILCGGSGTRLWPLSRETYPKQFVDLGEGRTLFKDTLLRAQRTPESLEPVIVCNEAHRFYVTAALYECDVRATILLEPAPRNTAPAIALAALTLARDGADPLMLVLPSDHAIGNEAAFFKGVGSAAALAEQGHIVTFGITPASPETGFGYIEQGEALSYGGFRVARFVEKPDTAAAQSMLDQGGFLWNSGMFLLRASVYLKELERFAPEIHAACCTAWQRRAADGAFCRPDADAFLASPSDSIDYAVMEQTDRAAVVPLSTGWSDLGSWEAFYQAEAGDDSGNVCHGDIMTQDAENCYFNAQHRLVTAIGVRDLVVVETRDAVLVAPRERVQEVKTMVGRLQSARRTECRQHPLVYRPWGSYETLVMDGRFQVKRIIVNPGAELSLQMHHHRAEHWVVVSGTAEVTNGNETRLYTENQSTYIPVGTRHRLKNPGVIPLVLIEIQSGAYLGEDDIVRFADVYGREDLPAHGNENR
- the fcl gene encoding GDP-L-fucose synthase — encoded protein: MDKDSLIYVAGHRGLVGSAICRALARDGYENLLTRTHAELDLCDQAAVRTFFAQYRPAIVVLAAAKVGGIHANATYPAEFIYQNLQIQNNVIDSAYSNNCKKLLFLGSSCIYPKMCPQPIKEEYLLTGPLEPTNDAYALAKIAGIKMCQAYRKQYGFDAISAMPTNLYGPGDNYHPENSHVIPALIRRFHEAKMAGAEKVTIWGTGNALREFLYVDDMAEACIFLLKNYSDFEHVNVGCGSDISIIDTARLIARVVGFEGSIDTDPTKPDGTPRKLMDSGKLFGMGWKPRVGFEEGLRATYRDFCARNGAGAAC
- a CDS encoding ABC transporter ATP-binding protein, producing MLNPQLSQIFRAIYSRLGKDLQSRFWRVMIFSVLVALTEFVLTAAVSLLGVVLASPQTIAQSGIMHKLVALCPAMLPITEDPRLLLIVLLVGLCAAVFVKSIALAALTWKQSNFSQLVNLEMGRRLFHGFVHAPYLWHVSQRVSDLASMLSWRNGIGVYCFAVVQALGQLAVALLLVLVVMIATPFAGGVVFAGTALCAYVSFRFSRRLVNKCSQEMTLAQRDSGRVSHTALYGIRELMIYRQQAPFESSYVQYEGRAAHAQALLPVCHPLPSWTLEWVGMVLLLGGVMLLYWQNASVARTVGTLTLLAAVAWRLLPTMNKLVQQMLMMQQQIPQIEPVLRQLDEVAALPPTDTDTAQDCPLHEELRLENVSFRYPSVSADKPDALRNLNLRIPRGSMVGFVGPSGAGKSTIVGLLTGLFPPTGGNIFVDGRPMDNALREGWVRCIGYVPQSPFLLNSSIAENIAFSHWGAAIDRERVQQCCRMAAMDFVDGLEQNIDTVIGERGVRLSGGQVQRVAIARALYNTPQFILFDEATSALDGAAEQAIQQTINSLRDHMTLVVVAHRLSTVEACDFVYWIDGGEVRMAGKPETILPAYEAYLAAKNEAAALTSDFS
- a CDS encoding oligosaccharide flippase family protein, whose protein sequence is MTFTPQKDIHKIIHGMLITAFCKIFAVLCSYLLYFVLAKVLGVEGLGLFSLAFTIVVAASFLGRFGLDYVLLRYSTLYFSSQQLGVLKAWYARAMLFAAVISMLLCAGIFLSGSWLCHVAFNKPGLLAPLLWMTVGLIPQALLFLQAETLKGAGHIRASQILQGDGGGVVVHGTALAFSIPLSFFYGVEGACIGFAGASWLAFFAGCRMAGHLFGEVKRQEAPPYKTLFHLGTPLFIASALSLIVARAGIVLLGIWESAAIVGIFALAHKLALLGSNIQTAGCTVVGPQLAVLYMKGNTAALAQYYRHGSRLILTLAFVALGGASLFASPLLGLFGSELMDGVPILRLLCLGELLALLFGPVSLALITTGHSRQHCIAVGIASAVTLAAGLLLIPRYGLSGAAAAVAVSTVTQNAAQAIYVKRLLGFFPSIFRIGKIS
- the gmd gene encoding GDP-mannose 4,6-dehydratase, with the protein product MKKALITGITGQDGAYLAEFLLRKGYEVHGIKRRASLFNTDRIDHLYQDPHTSARHFILHYGDLSDSSNLIRIMQEVQPDEVYNLAAQSHVQVSFESPEYTADVDALGTLRLLEAIRIAGLTGTTRFYQASTSELFGLVQEMPQTEKTPFYPRSPYACAKLYAYWITVNYREAYGMYACNGILFNHESPIRGETFVTRKITRAMSRMVLGLQDCLYLGNLDAKRDWGHARDYVEMQWLMLQQEQADDFVIATGRQFSVRDFVNTAAAEVGLTLAWQGQGVDETGTVEAVDLNKLQQAAGNRQGLECHVKPGDVIVRVDPRYFRPTEVETLLGNPAKAKEKLGWEPSTSFEDMVAEMAREDLALSMRDAVCKVAGFKTFSHNE